From the Malaclemys terrapin pileata isolate rMalTer1 chromosome 13, rMalTer1.hap1, whole genome shotgun sequence genome, one window contains:
- the LOC128847400 gene encoding killer cell lectin-like receptor subfamily B member 1 yields the protein MAGEVVYADLNIPGARLPASAQPHNFHQCPHWHQLVLKIGAAGYVVLLMTVIVLSVWVFQGSSGNGLAPEGEAASERLRNESKCVASQEKWSSLKQYLCDPPQISATEGARCELCPRDWLPYKGKCYWVSKENRMWNSSRDDCLTKSSRLLVARDQEEMVIKDGRLCAANEA from the exons ATGGCGGGGGAGGTCGTCTATGCTGATTTAAACATCCCGGGAGCCCGCTTACCTGCTTCAGCTCAACCCCACA ATTTCCATCAGTGTCCGCACTGGCATCAACTTGTCTTGAAGATCGGAGCCGCTGGGTACGTTGTCCTGCTGATGACAGTCATAGTGCTGAGTGTTTGGG TTTTTCAGGGCTCCTCAGGGAATGGACTGGCCCCTGAAGGTGAGGCGGCCTCCGAGAGACTCAGAAATGAAAGTAAATGCGTCGCCAGCCAGGAGAAATGGTCTTCCCTGAAACAGTACCTGTGTGACCCACCCCAAATCAGCGCAACAG AGGGCGCCAGGTGCGAACTTTGCCCCAGGGACTGGCTGCCGTACAAGGGAAAATGTTACTGGGTGTCTAAAGAAAATAGAATGTGGAACAGTAGCCGTGACGACTGCTTAACGAAGAGCTCTCGTTTACTGGTGGCCCGGGACCAGGAGGAGATG GTGATCAAGGACGGGCGTCTGTGTGCAGCTAACGAGGCCTAG
- the LOC128848079 gene encoding C-type lectin domain family 2 member D-like — protein sequence MCPTCYMDQSENGGETAKALPNPAGSQTKTRPDESHFWLFRILRKYRLITVLFLVFLIIAIIVLAVVSSRPCPNHAPTTCPVDWIGSQGKTYPWKCYYFSKVDGDWNTSQRNCSLLGASLATVDTREEKEFMLHYKGRSETWIGLTREQADKPWKWVNDTPFNDQFPIRGGGECAYLNDDKGISSSRCSTGRRWVCSRPA from the exons ATGTGCCCCACTTGCTACATGGATCAATCAGAGAATGGAGGAGAGACAGCTAAGGCACTTCCTAACCCTGCAGGCTCACAGACAAAAACCAGACCAG atgaaTCTCACTTCTGGCTTTTCCGTATCCTCCGGAAATACAGATTAATCACGGTCCTGTTTCTGGTTTTTCTCATTATTGCTATTATTGTTTTGGCAG tggttAGCAGTAGGCCCTGCCCAAATCATGCCCCTACCACATGTCCAGTCGATTGGATTGGGTCCCAAGGGAAAACATACCCATGGAAATGCTACTATTTCTCAAAAGTCGATGGGGATTGGAACACCAGCCAGAGAAACTGCTCTTTGCTCGGTGCCTCCCTGGCTACAGTTGACACCCGGGAGGAAAAG gagTTTATGCTGCACTATAAGGGACGCTCAGAAACCTGGATTGGCCTTACCAGGGAACAAGCAGACAAGCCCTGGAAATGGGTAAATGACACCCCATTCAATGACCA GTTTCCAATAAGGGGAGGAGGTGAATGCGCGTATCTGAACGACGACAAAGGTATCAGCAGCTCAAGgtgcagcacagggagacgctGGGTCTGCAGCAGGCCAGCCTGA